In a genomic window of Lacrimispora sp. BS-2:
- a CDS encoding sulfite exporter TauE/SafE family protein: protein MGSAIRTKKIRIGGMTCISCQNKIEKKLRNTAGIEKVEVSYSAGTAVITFDTDIISYKSIVGIIESLDYQVLTEHEQQKPDTSRAIGILIIIASLYMLIQQSGLLNLLVPSQLADEKMGYGMLFVIGVVTSVHCVAMCGGINLSQCIPGSGDAVSEKSRFSTFRPTFLYNLGRVISYTAVGFLVGALGSVVTFSNTLQGVLKLAAGVFMVIMGINMLGIFPWLRRLNPRMPQIFARKIDKEKSKSSSPLIVGLLNGLMPCGPLQAMQIYALSTGNPFSGALSMFLFSLGTVPLMFGLGALSSALGKRFTSKVMTVGAVLVVVLGMSMFSQGMSLSGFQAPDLFYKAGNNAYAAGEQEKKNDTKIEDGVQIINSTLSPGRYPNINVQKGIPVKWIIDAPKGSINGCNNRMIIRDLGIEYAFKTGENVIEFTPEKTGKISYSCWMGMIRGSIYVTEEGDARNGTDSDGEGVLKEYAPEEPAAAGYRIPTDEIAIAEDAVDEYGNSIQRINMELTDDGFKPAAAVVKSGVDVEWNIIDNTSDSTYGTQLLVPDFATQLPLDQGENSFYFTPAGSFDFSTGDNAFYGYIKIVDDLNNLDMDAIKKEISSFKTLIWPEDTFQGAGGSCCG from the coding sequence ATGGGATCTGCTATAAGAACTAAAAAGATACGGATCGGCGGGATGACCTGCATAAGCTGTCAAAATAAAATTGAAAAAAAACTGCGTAATACGGCTGGAATCGAAAAAGTGGAGGTAAGCTACAGCGCCGGAACTGCTGTCATTACCTTTGATACAGATATCATTTCCTACAAAAGCATTGTAGGGATTATTGAGAGTCTGGATTACCAGGTATTAACAGAGCATGAACAGCAGAAACCGGATACCAGCCGGGCCATAGGAATTCTGATCATCATTGCTTCCCTGTACATGCTGATCCAGCAGTCCGGGCTTTTAAATCTGCTTGTGCCCAGCCAGCTGGCAGACGAAAAGATGGGCTATGGAATGCTGTTTGTCATCGGCGTTGTTACCTCTGTTCATTGCGTGGCAATGTGCGGCGGCATCAATCTGTCCCAGTGCATTCCAGGAAGCGGAGATGCTGTTTCAGAAAAAAGCCGTTTTTCTACATTCCGGCCTACCTTTCTTTATAATCTGGGACGGGTGATCTCTTACACCGCAGTAGGTTTCCTGGTGGGAGCCCTGGGCTCGGTGGTTACATTCTCTAATACCCTTCAAGGTGTTTTGAAGCTGGCTGCCGGAGTGTTCATGGTCATTATGGGCATAAACATGCTGGGGATTTTTCCGTGGCTTCGCAGGCTGAACCCGAGAATGCCCCAAATTTTTGCGAGAAAAATTGACAAGGAAAAATCAAAAAGCAGCAGTCCCCTGATCGTTGGCCTGTTAAACGGACTCATGCCATGCGGTCCCTTACAGGCAATGCAGATCTATGCATTGTCGACCGGAAACCCCTTTTCCGGCGCCCTGTCCATGTTCCTGTTCAGCCTTGGTACCGTACCTCTTATGTTCGGACTTGGTGCCCTTTCCTCAGCACTGGGGAAAAGGTTTACCAGCAAGGTCATGACAGTGGGAGCGGTGCTGGTTGTGGTACTTGGAATGTCCATGTTTTCCCAGGGAATGAGCCTGTCGGGATTCCAGGCGCCTGACTTATTCTATAAAGCAGGAAACAACGCCTATGCAGCCGGAGAGCAGGAGAAAAAGAATGATACAAAAATAGAAGACGGAGTACAGATCATAAACAGTACTCTTTCTCCCGGAAGGTATCCAAACATCAATGTCCAGAAAGGGATTCCGGTAAAATGGATCATTGATGCGCCAAAGGGAAGCATAAACGGCTGCAACAACCGGATGATCATCCGGGATCTTGGCATTGAATATGCCTTTAAGACCGGAGAAAACGTCATTGAATTCACCCCTGAAAAAACAGGGAAGATTTCATACAGCTGCTGGATGGGAATGATCCGTGGGTCCATCTATGTGACAGAAGAAGGAGATGCAAGGAATGGCACAGATTCTGATGGGGAAGGCGTATTAAAAGAATATGCACCGGAGGAACCGGCAGCAGCCGGCTATAGGATTCCAACGGATGAGATTGCCATAGCGGAAGACGCTGTGGATGAATACGGAAACAGCATTCAGAGAATTAACATGGAGCTTACGGACGACGGCTTTAAGCCGGCAGCGGCAGTGGTGAAATCCGGTGTGGATGTGGAATGGAATATCATTGACAATACTTCTGATTCCACCTATGGAACCCAGCTTCTTGTTCCGGATTTTGCAACCCAGCTTCCTCTTGACCAGGGGGAAAACAGCTTTTATTTCACACCCGCAGGAAGCTTTGATTTTTCCACCGGGGACAATGCATTTTATGGGTATATCAAGATTGTGGATGATTTAAATAACTTAGATATGGATGCCATTAAGAAAGAAATAAGCAGCTTTAAGACCCTTATCTGGCCCGAAGATACCTTCCAGGGAGCAGGCGGTTCCTGCTGCGGATAA
- a CDS encoding response regulator transcription factor gives MLKSSKNVLVVDDEPKIVEVVCLLLESKGFCTFPAENGRKALEIFDSENISLVILDLMMPDISGEEVCIAIRKKSRVPIIMLTAKVDESDVVEGLGLGADDYVVKPFGLKELYARVEAVLRRAERDLVPLVKRNSWRNGDLVIDFEKNEVRKKGNSLALTPSELKILSVLIKYPGKVFTREELIEAALDKGFAGYDRAIDSHIKNIRKKVEDDPKKPVYVRTIPGLGYKFGGDGE, from the coding sequence ATGCTTAAAAGCAGCAAAAATGTACTGGTCGTGGATGATGAACCTAAAATAGTGGAGGTTGTCTGCCTGCTTTTGGAAAGCAAGGGATTTTGCACATTCCCTGCCGAAAACGGAAGGAAGGCCCTGGAGATATTTGATTCGGAAAATATTTCTCTTGTCATTCTGGATCTTATGATGCCGGATATTTCAGGAGAAGAGGTGTGCATTGCCATCCGAAAGAAATCCCGGGTTCCCATCATCATGCTGACTGCCAAGGTGGATGAAAGCGATGTGGTGGAAGGGCTGGGTCTTGGGGCAGATGATTACGTTGTAAAGCCCTTTGGTTTAAAAGAACTGTATGCCAGGGTTGAGGCTGTTCTCCGCAGGGCAGAAAGGGACTTGGTACCTCTTGTTAAGAGGAATTCCTGGAGAAACGGGGATCTGGTGATTGACTTTGAGAAGAATGAAGTTCGAAAAAAGGGAAACAGCCTGGCCCTGACGCCCAGCGAATTAAAAATCCTGTCGGTGCTCATCAAATACCCTGGAAAAGTCTTTACCCGGGAGGAGCTTATTGAGGCAGCTCTGGACAAGGGCTTTGCCGGATATGACAGGGCAATAGACAGCCACATTAAAAATATCAGGAAAAAGGTTGAGGATGATCCAAAAAAACCGGTGTATGTGCGGACCATACCGGGACTGGGATATAAATTCGGAGGGGATGGAGAGTGA
- a CDS encoding HAMP domain-containing sensor histidine kinase: MKSLRKQLSLSILLTLLITIGLIGLLSNWFINREFEKYITELGRERRENIVDDLSRQYDGFKRNWKLDYVHAIGMNSLYDGYILKLYDAGGNMVWDAENHDMSLCGQIMDEISARMEERGAEGGFVDNTYEIDQNGKKAGTVSIKYYGPFFMNEADFNFINVMNTVLLVIGILSSACSVAVGCLLARRISRPVTKTAYIAKQISKGNYNIRFEPGTRIRELDDLADAINHLSDALNCQEKLRKQMTADVAHELRTPLTALGSHLEAMIEGLWEATPERLKSCHDEVKRLGTLVEDLGQLAKIEGENLVLNKSRIDLLEIVGTVSDTMKGEIRKKNLSLSIEGSPVFAKADKNRFSQVIANLLSNAVKYTPEGGAIGILVYETERWGIVKVKDTGIGIPENELPLIFERFYRTDKSRNRKSGGAGIGLAIVRSIVTAHNGTVTAESVKEQGSCFTVSIPKEG; this comes from the coding sequence GTGAAGAGCTTAAGAAAACAGCTTTCTCTTTCAATTTTACTGACGCTTCTGATTACCATTGGGCTTATTGGCCTTCTTTCCAACTGGTTTATAAACCGGGAGTTTGAGAAGTATATCACCGAACTTGGACGGGAGCGCAGGGAAAATATCGTAGATGATTTAAGCAGGCAGTACGATGGGTTCAAACGGAACTGGAAGCTTGACTATGTTCATGCCATCGGCATGAATTCTCTGTATGACGGATATATTTTGAAGCTGTATGACGCAGGGGGAAATATGGTATGGGATGCGGAAAACCATGACATGAGCCTTTGCGGACAGATTATGGATGAAATTTCAGCGCGAATGGAAGAGAGGGGCGCTGAGGGCGGCTTTGTGGACAACACCTATGAGATTGATCAGAATGGGAAAAAGGCAGGAACTGTTTCCATTAAGTATTACGGCCCGTTTTTTATGAACGAAGCTGATTTTAACTTCATCAATGTCATGAATACAGTACTTCTGGTCATCGGAATCTTATCCAGCGCCTGTTCGGTGGCAGTAGGCTGTCTCCTTGCCCGCAGGATATCCCGTCCTGTCACAAAAACGGCCTATATCGCCAAACAGATATCAAAGGGCAATTATAACATCCGGTTCGAGCCTGGAACAAGGATACGGGAGCTTGATGATCTTGCTGATGCAATCAATCATCTTTCTGATGCACTTAATTGTCAGGAAAAGCTGCGAAAACAGATGACTGCAGATGTGGCTCACGAGCTGCGGACGCCTCTGACTGCTCTTGGTTCCCATTTGGAAGCCATGATAGAAGGTTTGTGGGAGGCAACTCCTGAACGGCTGAAAAGCTGCCATGATGAGGTAAAGCGCCTTGGAACCCTGGTTGAGGATTTGGGGCAGCTGGCAAAGATTGAAGGTGAAAACCTGGTTTTAAATAAATCCCGGATCGATTTGCTGGAAATTGTGGGCACGGTGTCAGATACGATGAAGGGAGAAATCCGCAAGAAGAATTTATCCCTTTCCATAGAGGGCAGTCCGGTTTTTGCTAAGGCGGATAAAAACAGATTCAGTCAGGTTATCGCCAATCTGCTTTCCAATGCCGTCAAATACACGCCAGAGGGCGGAGCCATAGGGATTTTAGTATATGAAACGGAACGGTGGGGGATTGTTAAGGTAAAGGATACTGGGATCGGGATTCCTGAAAATGAGCTGCCCTTGATCTTTGAACGGTTTTACAGGACCGACAAATCCAGGAACCGGAAATCAGGAGGCGCCGGAATCGGACTTGCCATTGTCAGATCCATTGTTACCGCCCATAACGGAACTGTAACAGCGGAAAGTGTAAAGGAGCAGGGAAGCTGCTTTACGGTAAGCATTCCAAAGGAAGGCTAA
- a CDS encoding heavy metal translocating P-type ATPase, with amino-acid sequence MESQILNIRGMTCAACAQRIEKTVRKLSGISQANVNLASEKLFVEYDSSALELSAIKAAVSKIGYEVVEKSDDAKVTIPIGGMTCAACAKRIEKVVGKLDGVVSTAVNFATEKATVTYDPQKIRMSAIKAAIEKAGYKALEVNKADSADEDRARKQREIKTLWAKFIVSAVFSVPLLYIAMAPMINIIQLPFPAGIAPMEYPLTYALVELLLVAPVIGVGYKFYTIGFKALFQRSPNMDSLIAIGTTAAVLYSIYNTFQIAEGHFMAVDSLYFESAGVIITLILLGKSLEAVSKGRTSEAIKKLMGLAPKTAIILEDGVEKEIPIDEVEIGDMILVKPGEKIPVDGTVLGGHTAIDESMLTGESMPVDKKEGDQVYAASLNTTGTIRFRAEKIGSDTALAQIIKLVEDAQGSKAPIAQMADIVSGYFVPVVCVIALLSGIAWYIGTSGDLKFALTIFISVLVIACPCALGLATPTAIMVGTGKGAENGILIKGGEALETAHKISTIVFDKTGTITEGKPTVTDVLTIEGLTKELLLQLTASAEKGSEHPLGQAIVHGAEDAGLTLLAAEHFESLTGRGIEAKIGGEDILAGNRKLMVERSISLTGMEEASDRLAGEGKTPMYVAINGKLAGIVAVADVVKESSRAAIEQLHKMGIEVAMITGDNKRTAEAIAKQVGIDRVLSEVLPQDKSDEVRKLQAEGRKVAMVGDGINDAPALAQADIGIAIGSGTDVAMESADIVLMRSDLMDVPTAINLSKQTIRNIKQNLFWAFGYNVIGIPIAAGLLHLLFNGPLLNPIFAAAAMSLSSVSVLTNALRLKRFKPTTGMR; translated from the coding sequence ATGGAAAGTCAGATTTTAAATATAAGAGGAATGACCTGTGCAGCCTGTGCGCAGAGAATTGAAAAAACAGTGCGGAAGCTTTCCGGTATCAGCCAGGCTAATGTAAATCTGGCCAGTGAAAAGCTTTTTGTAGAATATGACAGCAGTGCTCTTGAGCTTTCCGCTATTAAGGCAGCAGTATCTAAAATCGGATATGAGGTGGTGGAAAAATCCGACGATGCCAAAGTGACCATACCCATCGGCGGAATGACCTGCGCGGCCTGTGCCAAGCGTATAGAAAAAGTCGTTGGGAAGCTGGATGGCGTGGTAAGCACAGCGGTGAATTTTGCAACGGAAAAAGCTACAGTTACCTATGATCCCCAGAAGATCAGAATGTCAGCCATAAAGGCAGCCATTGAAAAGGCAGGCTATAAGGCCCTGGAAGTGAACAAGGCAGATTCAGCGGATGAGGACAGAGCCCGCAAGCAGCGGGAGATCAAGACCCTTTGGGCGAAGTTCATCGTGTCTGCGGTGTTCTCTGTTCCCCTTCTCTACATTGCCATGGCGCCCATGATCAATATCATACAGCTGCCCTTCCCGGCAGGGATCGCCCCCATGGAGTACCCCCTGACCTATGCTCTGGTGGAACTTCTTCTGGTGGCTCCGGTCATAGGTGTTGGCTATAAATTCTATACCATTGGTTTTAAAGCCCTGTTTCAGAGAAGTCCAAACATGGATTCCCTGATTGCCATAGGAACTACCGCTGCTGTTCTTTACAGCATCTACAACACGTTCCAGATTGCAGAAGGACATTTTATGGCAGTGGATTCCCTGTATTTTGAATCGGCGGGAGTCATTATCACCCTTATCCTGCTGGGAAAATCTCTGGAAGCTGTTTCAAAGGGCAGAACCAGTGAAGCCATCAAAAAGCTGATGGGCCTTGCGCCCAAGACAGCCATCATTCTTGAAGACGGTGTGGAAAAGGAAATTCCTATTGACGAAGTGGAAATCGGTGATATGATTTTAGTAAAGCCCGGCGAAAAGATTCCTGTAGACGGGACTGTGTTAGGCGGCCACACTGCCATTGATGAATCCATGCTGACCGGTGAAAGCATGCCGGTGGATAAAAAAGAAGGGGATCAGGTCTATGCTGCTTCCTTAAATACAACGGGAACCATCCGTTTCAGAGCGGAAAAGATCGGCAGCGATACTGCCCTGGCTCAGATTATCAAGCTGGTGGAGGACGCCCAGGGTTCAAAGGCGCCTATAGCCCAGATGGCTGACATTGTTTCCGGATACTTTGTTCCGGTCGTTTGTGTGATCGCCCTGCTTTCCGGTATTGCCTGGTATATCGGCACCTCCGGAGACTTAAAGTTTGCCCTTACCATATTCATTTCAGTTCTTGTTATCGCCTGCCCCTGTGCTTTAGGTCTTGCAACACCTACTGCCATTATGGTGGGAACCGGAAAGGGTGCGGAAAACGGTATTTTAATCAAGGGCGGAGAAGCTCTTGAGACAGCCCATAAGATCAGCACCATTGTATTTGATAAAACAGGTACCATTACCGAAGGGAAACCAACGGTGACCGATGTTCTGACCATAGAAGGGCTTACCAAAGAGCTGCTGCTGCAGCTTACGGCTTCTGCGGAAAAAGGCTCTGAGCACCCTCTGGGTCAGGCAATTGTCCACGGTGCGGAAGATGCCGGACTTACCTTATTGGCAGCAGAGCATTTTGAGTCCTTAACCGGACGGGGGATAGAAGCGAAGATAGGCGGAGAAGATATCCTTGCCGGAAACCGGAAGCTTATGGTTGAACGCAGCATTTCCTTAACAGGAATGGAGGAAGCATCGGACCGGCTGGCCGGAGAAGGAAAAACTCCTATGTATGTGGCCATTAACGGCAAGCTGGCGGGTATTGTAGCCGTTGCGGACGTTGTAAAGGAATCCAGCAGGGCGGCTATTGAACAGCTCCATAAGATGGGCATAGAAGTAGCCATGATTACCGGAGACAATAAGAGAACTGCAGAGGCTATTGCAAAACAGGTAGGAATCGACCGGGTTCTGTCTGAGGTGCTTCCTCAGGATAAATCCGATGAGGTCAGGAAGCTCCAGGCCGAAGGCCGCAAGGTAGCCATGGTTGGTGACGGGATCAATGATGCTCCGGCTCTTGCCCAGGCTGATATCGGTATTGCAATCGGTTCCGGTACGGACGTAGCCATGGAATCCGCTGATATTGTTCTCATGCGTTCTGATTTAATGGATGTGCCAACGGCAATCAACTTAAGTAAGCAGACCATCCGAAACATCAAGCAAAACCTTTTCTGGGCCTTTGGTTATAATGTGATCGGAATCCCCATCGCTGCAGGGCTTTTGCATCTGCTCTTTAACGGGCCGCTTCTTAACCCGATTTTTGCGGCAGCAGCCATGAGTTTAAGCTCAGTTTCCGTGCTGACCAATGCATTGCGGCTGAAACGATTTAAACCAACCACAGGAATGAGGTGA
- the copZ gene encoding copper chaperone CopZ produces MAKSVIKVDGMACEHCVKAITNAVGALAGVSGVSVDLAANTVTVDHDQDQASLQTIKSEIEDQGYDIME; encoded by the coding sequence ATGGCAAAATCAGTAATAAAGGTAGATGGTATGGCATGTGAACACTGTGTAAAGGCGATTACAAATGCGGTAGGAGCTTTAGCCGGTGTATCCGGTGTATCCGTGGATCTGGCGGCAAATACCGTAACCGTGGATCATGATCAGGATCAGGCATCCCTCCAGACAATCAAATCTGAGATTGAAGACCAGGGATATGATATCATGGAATAA
- a CDS encoding helix-turn-helix domain-containing protein, with product MKNGCTTYHCPVDATLDMIGGKYKALILWHLINNTLRFGELRKLIPQATPKMLTQQLRELEEDQLIIRTVYPVVPPKVEYALSDLGNSIRPILETMYDWGADYLRQNGLTVSCSMKFPTKDI from the coding sequence ATGAAAAATGGCTGCACAACTTATCATTGCCCGGTAGATGCCACATTGGATATGATCGGAGGGAAATACAAAGCCCTCATCTTATGGCACTTAATTAACAATACCCTTCGGTTTGGAGAGCTTCGCAAGCTCATCCCCCAGGCAACACCAAAAATGCTCACCCAGCAGCTTCGGGAACTGGAGGAAGATCAGCTGATCATCCGTACCGTATATCCGGTAGTGCCGCCAAAGGTGGAGTATGCACTTTCAGATCTGGGAAACAGTATCCGTCCCATTCTGGAGACCATGTATGATTGGGGAGCAGATTACTTAAGGCAGAATGGCCTTACTGTAAGCTGCTCCATGAAATTCCCTACAAAAGATATTTAA
- a CDS encoding DUF2318 domain-containing protein: MLQKFQNGYEKKNGKQRSGLPMRLAVLMIAAAALTACSSREKAEESEPARAAAESTQKAGNGEALVIPVKDISSTAQFYSVDVDGTQMEVVAVKAPDGTIRTAFNTCQVCYDSGRGYYKQEGDVLVCQNCRNRFPMDRVEVEAGGCNPWPIFDKEKTVTDESITISYDFLKESKEIFANWKASY; encoded by the coding sequence GTGTTACAGAAATTTCAGAATGGATATGAAAAGAAAAACGGAAAGCAGCGCAGCGGGCTTCCAATGAGGCTGGCAGTGCTGATGATCGCTGCAGCGGCCCTTACCGCATGCTCTTCCAGGGAAAAGGCGGAAGAATCAGAACCAGCCAGGGCAGCGGCAGAAAGTACCCAAAAGGCAGGGAATGGAGAGGCACTTGTAATTCCTGTAAAGGATATTTCAAGTACGGCACAATTTTATTCAGTTGATGTAGACGGCACCCAGATGGAGGTCGTTGCAGTCAAGGCTCCGGATGGAACCATCCGGACAGCATTTAACACCTGCCAGGTATGCTATGATTCAGGAAGAGGATACTATAAGCAGGAAGGAGATGTTCTTGTGTGCCAGAACTGCAGGAACCGTTTTCCTATGGACCGGGTAGAAGTGGAGGCAGGCGGATGCAATCCCTGGCCTATTTTTGACAAGGAAAAGACCGTGACAGACGAGTCCATCACGATCTCTTATGATTTCCTTAAGGAATCCAAGGAGATATTTGCCAACTGGAAAGCTTCTTATTAA